The Cylindrospermum stagnale PCC 7417 genome segment ATATTACTAGATCGGTAATAAAGGTCAAACAGTTGCACACTTTGTTCGGGGCTGATACCTATGCCATTATCACTGACAGTACAGTAAATTTTGTCTTCTTGATTGATAGCATTGATCTGCAAAAACAACCCAGGAGGATTGTGTTTGAGGGCGTTGACAATTAAGTTAGAAAAGACTCGCCACAGTTGGAGAGAATCGGCATTCACTGTTGGTAATTGTACAGTTACCAGATTTGTGAGGGTGGCTTGATTTTCTACTAGCATTGGTTCTAAATCTGCGATCGCATCTGCCACCACTGTATGCAGTTGTATCGGTTGGCGTTGCAAGACAACCCCTTGCACTTCGCTTTTATGTGCTTCCATCAACGAATTAATCAAGTTCAGTTGGCGATCGCCACTTTGCTCCATCCGCTGTAAAATCGAGCGAGATACTGGGATTAGGGATTGGGTATTGGGGATAGACGAGGGAGAACCAAATTCAATCATTCTCCCTTCTCCTCCAGTCCCCAATCCTCCACCCAAGAGCAAATTCCTCAGCACCATTAAAGTACCAAGCACCGGGTTGCGTAAGTCATGGGAAACCGCATGGAAAAATACTCGCAGTGCTTCTTCTGTGCGCTTGCGTGTACTAATATCTAAAATCACCCCCACTAACCCGCCAAGACTGCCATCTGCCTTGGAGAAAGTGGCTTTGTAAAATATCACATCATGCTGAGTGCGATCGGCATACACTAAGGAACTTTCATAACTCTGCACTTGCTGCTGTTCAAACAGTGCTATGTCTGCTTGATGGTATTGATCAGCCAAATCTTTGGGTGCTAGATCATAAACAGACTTGCCGATAATCTGCCCTTTGCTCAAACCTAGGGATGCTGCAAATGCCGTATTACAGCCAAGATATATTCCTTGGGAATTTTTATAATAAACTGGTGCGGGAATGGTATCAATTAAAATTTGTAGAAAATTAAACTGTTCCTGTAGCGCTTCCTCAGCTTGTTTGCGCTGGGTGATATCTTCAATCAAACCTTCGTAGTAAAGCAGATTACCTTTTTCATCACGGACTGCGTAGGCTTTCTCGGAAATCCAGACAATGCTGCCATCTCGGCGATAAATTTGGGACTCAAATTCTGAGATGCTGCCCTGAACTTCAATCAAGCGGATAAACTCTGCCCGACGTTGCGGGTCAACATATAATTGATGTTCAATATCAGTGAAGTTTACTGTCACTTCTTCTGAGAGTGAGTAGCCATAAATCCGGGCTAATGCTGGATTAGCCGTAATGTAACGCCCATCGCTACTGCTTTGGAAGATCCCTTCGACGGCATTTTCAAAAATACTCCGATACTTAACTTCTGCCGTCTCTAGTTTTTGATAGGCAGATTCCAGTTCTCGACGGGCGTAAAACTCTGAGCGTTGCAGGCAATCGTATAAGTAAACACCGACATCACATATAGCACATAACCAAAAAACATACAAAATAAATGTCACATTATAAATTTCCGGGTGATTGGGCCAGATTGTTTTGAGCCTTAGTCCCCAATTGACACCAAAATAGTAAACCAGCACTACCAACTGAGACAGCAGGTGGAGACGCCAACGGACTGGCATAAACGTCGCTTGACTCAGAAATAGTAGCGACCAACCAAGGGTGTCTGGTAGTGCAAAACCTTTGAGGGTGGCGAACAACTGTGATGATAGACTAATTGACCAAGATGAACCCAAAAATAATAGCCCTGGACGACGACGGCCAAACTTAGTTTTATGCAGGGCAAAGCAAACAAGTAGAATGAGGAGCATGGCAAAATTGATTGCTAGCCCTTGAGTTCTCAGTGGCAGCTTAACTAATTCTTTTAAAGGTGAAAAATAGTCGTAAATGTTTCGCAAAGTAAAGCTCAACAAACAGATCAACCCCAGCCATAACCACAGATGCAACCTCTGCCATAAAAAGCGATCCCTAAAAGCCAGCCACTCTTTTTCTTTGAGATTCGCTTGGTAAACAGCGGTAACTTCCTCTGTTGTTGGTGTCCACAAGGCTTTTTTCCACCACCTTTGCACTTTTTTCAATAAGGTAGTCATCATGTCGAACCTCGGACAAAAAGTGATGCCATTTGTAGCCAGATCCTGTAAGGTAGGGGTGCTTACAGCGCATCAACGGTAGTTTTCAAGAAAACGGATACTCTTCTTTCCTCAGTTTTACCAAGTTATCGCCACTTTTTGCAACACAGCTTTGTCAAATTACGGTTGTTCAAGATGAGAGTTGACAATACCTGTGTGGCAAGTAGCTAGCTATTGATGAAAATAAAAAATGATTAATCGAAAATAAATTAATTTATAAAAATTTCATAAACTAAATAGCTAGAAATGGTAATCAATTATTCCTTAGGGAAATAAAAATCAGTAAAATCCACATTTACACTAATCGTAATAGATAGTTATATTAAGGCATAAAATCATTCAAGCAGTAATTTTTGTTATCTAGATTTTGTGATAAGAACTGCCTCGGCTAGTCCCTTTATGCAAAATAGTATTGAAAACTCCTGAAAGGATTTTCCGATAACCTATTTCAGGGTAAATAACCCCAAAGAATTGACAAAACAAGGCTTTTATCCTGATTTTGCTGTAATTAATATTCTTCCATCGGTAGCAATCAAAAACTTTAACTCAGATTCAAATAAATTCGCTAAAGATGCCAATCTTTGATTCATCATTCGATTCTTCAATTCTTAATTCTCAGCAGAATGCATTCACCAAAAGTTCTCGCAATGTAATGGAAGTGCTTGTGGTAGAGGAGGTAGAGAAACAATTCCAATCCTTGCCCGCTAAAACGGCTAAATACATTAAGGCTTCTGAGGTGATTGCCTATGCCCTGAATCGTCTACCTGCTCTGTATGCTACTAGCAAACGAGGGTGGCAGCGGCAATGGCATCGCGGAAAAACCGAGATGTATCAGAAAATCACCACGGCTGTGCGGCAGGGAATTATTGCTGTACAGCAAGATCCTCTACGTGCTAACGATCTTCTGATTTTCCCAGACGAGGATGCAGCATCGGCTGCTTTGCAAGGACTAAAGGTTTTGCTCCAACGTGAAGATATATCGTGGGAAAACTTAACTGATGTGGTTAAACAAACATTGATCAATACCTCGCGAGGGAAGATTACTTGGCGTCAACCTGGTCGTCCGGACAATCAACTATTTGACTGGGAGAAACATCAGATGTGAACTACCCCAACTTGCCGAGTACGTCTGAAGTTGGGACTTCCAGTTTTACGGGGGTTAGCGGTAGTGTGAACCAGAAGGTTAAGCCGTGCGTTGGGTGGCTAATTATGCCAATTTCCCCACCGTGGGCCTGAATAATTTGCCGACAGAGATACATTTTTAAGCTAATGCCTGTGGAACAAGGAGCTTGGGGATCGCGGACATACAAATCGAAGAAGCGATCGCATTCTAGTTTGTTCATCGCTATACCGTTGCTTTGAATTTGGGTGCGAATCATTCCCCCTGTAACTTTGGCTTTGAGGGTGAAGTGTAATCCTGGTGGATTGTGTTGCAAGCTATGAGTTAACAAATTTGCCAAAACTCTCTGTAACTGAGTTGTATCTGCCATCACTAGCGGTAAATCTGCCGACACCAGGTTAGTGAAAGTCCCTTGGTTTTGGGTGAGTAGGGGTTGCAAGTCTGAGAGCATTTCCTCCAGTAGGTAACTAAAGTTGATGAGTTGGCGATCGAGAACAACTCCTTGCTTTTGGCTACAATGAATTTCTAGCAATGAGTCAAGCATCCCTAGTTGATGGTCATTGCCTTGAATCATCCGCTCGATGATCGAGCTAGACACAGGGATAATTGATGGGACAGATTCTTTGATAGTACAAAGTTCTCGATTTTTCAGTAAATGTTTGAGCACCATCAAATTACCCATCACCGAAGTCCTTAAATCGTGGGCAACTGTGTGCAGCACAACGTCTTTTACCCGGTGCAGTTCTTCCAATTCCTGCATTTTTTGTTGCAACTGCGCTGTACGTTCTTCTACCTGACGTTCTAAATTTGTGTTGAGTGCGGCGAGTTTTTGATAAATCAGACTTTGCTGAATGGCGATCGCTAATTGCTCTGACATCTGCTGTAGCAAATCAATTTCTATTGCTTGCCACTGACGGGTTCCAGTGCATTGGTTAGCAATCAACGCCCCCAACAATTCGTTACCCAAGATAATGGGTACAACTAAGGAAGCCCTAGTTTGGAATTGTTGATAGTGTGTTCTCAACTTCGGAGATCCAGAAATTTTGGCTGTATCTTCCACCACCAAGATCCGATTAGTTGCAAGTAATGTTCTCAATTCTTGGATATAAGCTTGATCGTCACTATACCAACCTAAAATTGATGGATACTTTGGCTCTACTGATTCAGCAACAATTCTGGCTCCTTCAGGGAAATCATTTAACCCAATAAAAACCCGGTTAACTTGCAGAAATTGCCGGACTTCGGTGACGGTGGTTTGGAGAATTTGCTCTAAGTCGAGGGAAGAGCGAATTCGCACCAGAGTTTCTTTCAACAAGCGATCGCGTTGTGCTGAGAGGCGTAATTTTGCTTCTGCTTGTTTGCGTTCTGTAATATCTCGGACAATAGCTAGAACTTCATTTTGTCCACTAGTTACCAACCGCGCCTCATAATCTCGCATTCCCAAAGGCGTTGGTAGTTGATATTCGCAAGTTTGCAGAGTTCCGGAATTTAAAGTTTTGGCGATCGCCTCTTGGCTAATTGCTGCCACATCATTTGGCAATAAATCCTGCAAATTTTTACCAACAATTTCTTCCTTGGCAAGGACAACATTAACTCCGTCATCTTTCAGGTCTAGATACTCACCATCGCGACTGATGCGAAACATTAAATCGGGAATAGCATCTAAAATTGCTTTATACCGGGCCTCACTCTCGCACAGTTTAGCTTCAGCTTGCTTTCGATCTGTAATATCTATGACCAATCCATCCCAAAGAAGATCCCCATTAGCAAGCCTTGCTAGTTGAGAAGCACCTTGAATCCACTTGAGTTTACCACTAGGGGTAATGATGCGACCTTCCCAGCGCCACGGTGCAAGACTAGCCACAGCAACAGCCATAGATTCGTCGAAGGCTTGCACATCTTGGGGATGAGTTAGTGCACATAAGACGTGTAAATCTGCCTGTATAACTTCTGGTTCTAATTCATACAGTTCCCTACAACCTGAACTGACATAGAGGACAAACTGTGAACCATCTTGCTGTTGGCGGATTTGAAAGATCATCCCCGGTAAGTTGGCA includes the following:
- a CDS encoding late competence development ComFB family protein; the encoded protein is MPIFDSSFDSSILNSQQNAFTKSSRNVMEVLVVEEVEKQFQSLPAKTAKYIKASEVIAYALNRLPALYATSKRGWQRQWHRGKTEMYQKITTAVRQGIIAVQQDPLRANDLLIFPDEDAASAALQGLKVLLQREDISWENLTDVVKQTLINTSRGKITWRQPGRPDNQLFDWEKHQM
- a CDS encoding PAS domain-containing sensor histidine kinase, with amino-acid sequence MTTLLKKVQRWWKKALWTPTTEEVTAVYQANLKEKEWLAFRDRFLWQRLHLWLWLGLICLLSFTLRNIYDYFSPLKELVKLPLRTQGLAINFAMLLILLVCFALHKTKFGRRRPGLLFLGSSWSISLSSQLFATLKGFALPDTLGWSLLFLSQATFMPVRWRLHLLSQLVVLVYYFGVNWGLRLKTIWPNHPEIYNVTFILYVFWLCAICDVGVYLYDCLQRSEFYARRELESAYQKLETAEVKYRSIFENAVEGIFQSSSDGRYITANPALARIYGYSLSEEVTVNFTDIEHQLYVDPQRRAEFIRLIEVQGSISEFESQIYRRDGSIVWISEKAYAVRDEKGNLLYYEGLIEDITQRKQAEEALQEQFNFLQILIDTIPAPVYYKNSQGIYLGCNTAFAASLGLSKGQIIGKSVYDLAPKDLADQYHQADIALFEQQQVQSYESSLVYADRTQHDVIFYKATFSKADGSLGGLVGVILDISTRKRTEEALRVFFHAVSHDLRNPVLGTLMVLRNLLLGGGLGTGGEGRMIEFGSPSSIPNTQSLIPVSRSILQRMEQSGDRQLNLINSLMEAHKSEVQGVVLQRQPIQLHTVVADAIADLEPMLVENQATLTNLVTVQLPTVNADSLQLWRVFSNLIVNALKHNPPGLFLQINAINQEDKIYCTVSDNGIGISPEQSVQLFDLYYRSSNIDYVMLRDRNSVSLGLGLYLCKQIINAHGGEIGVNTGLETGVTFWFTLPITAK
- a CDS encoding GAF domain-containing protein; the protein is MIFQIRQQQDGSQFVLYVSSGCRELYELEPEVIQADLHVLCALTHPQDVQAFDESMAVAVASLAPWRWEGRIITPSGKLKWIQGASQLARLANGDLLWDGLVIDITDRKQAEAKLCESEARYKAILDAIPDLMFRISRDGEYLDLKDDGVNVVLAKEEIVGKNLQDLLPNDVAAISQEAIAKTLNSGTLQTCEYQLPTPLGMRDYEARLVTSGQNEVLAIVRDITERKQAEAKLRLSAQRDRLLKETLVRIRSSLDLEQILQTTVTEVRQFLQVNRVFIGLNDFPEGARIVAESVEPKYPSILGWYSDDQAYIQELRTLLATNRILVVEDTAKISGSPKLRTHYQQFQTRASLVVPIILGNELLGALIANQCTGTRQWQAIEIDLLQQMSEQLAIAIQQSLIYQKLAALNTNLERQVEERTAQLQQKMQELEELHRVKDVVLHTVAHDLRTSVMGNLMVLKHLLKNRELCTIKESVPSIIPVSSSIIERMIQGNDHQLGMLDSLLEIHCSQKQGVVLDRQLINFSYLLEEMLSDLQPLLTQNQGTFTNLVSADLPLVMADTTQLQRVLANLLTHSLQHNPPGLHFTLKAKVTGGMIRTQIQSNGIAMNKLECDRFFDLYVRDPQAPCSTGISLKMYLCRQIIQAHGGEIGIISHPTHGLTFWFTLPLTPVKLEVPTSDVLGKLG